A single Paenibacillus kribbensis DNA region contains:
- the gnd gene encoding decarboxylating NADP(+)-dependent phosphogluconate dehydrogenase: MFNTIGVIGLGVMGSNIALNMAGKGEQVAVYNYTRDLTDNLVNKNEGQSIHPYYEIQDFVYSLETPRKIFLMVTAGKPVDSVIDTLLPFLEAGDVIMDGGNSHYKDTERRYDELKSKGIGYLGIGISGGEVGALKGPSIMPGGDKDVYEKASPILTKIAAQVDGDPCCVYMGPKGSGHFVKMVHNGIEYADMQLIAETYTFLRKKLCLSVNEIADIFEIWNQGELKSYLLQITAEILRKKDEITGLPLVDVILDKTGQKGTGKWTSIQAIDHGIPASIITESLFARYISSLKEERVYAENILTGPEIGQRSLDKDLWIEYIRQAFYMGKICAYTQGFIQYKMTSELYGWELPLKDIALIFRGGCIIRAEFLNVISETYQEQPNLANLLIAPYFAEKVKEYQTGLRKVVCEGINSGTSFPCLSASLTYYDSYRTGISNANLLQAQRDYFGAHTYERNDLAGFFHTNWQ, translated from the coding sequence ATGTTCAATACAATTGGTGTCATCGGTTTAGGGGTAATGGGCAGTAATATCGCTTTAAACATGGCTGGTAAAGGTGAGCAAGTGGCTGTCTATAATTATACGAGGGATTTAACCGATAATCTTGTAAACAAAAATGAAGGTCAATCCATCCATCCCTACTACGAAATTCAAGATTTTGTTTACTCCTTAGAAACCCCAAGAAAAATCTTCCTTATGGTAACAGCGGGCAAACCGGTCGATTCGGTGATAGATACATTACTACCCTTTCTTGAAGCAGGCGATGTGATCATGGACGGTGGGAACTCCCATTACAAAGATACGGAACGTAGATATGATGAATTGAAGTCAAAAGGAATCGGTTATTTAGGAATCGGTATTTCCGGCGGTGAAGTTGGGGCTTTAAAAGGACCTTCGATCATGCCTGGTGGAGATAAAGACGTATATGAAAAGGCATCTCCTATTCTAACAAAAATTGCAGCCCAAGTGGACGGAGACCCTTGCTGTGTTTATATGGGTCCAAAAGGATCCGGTCACTTTGTAAAAATGGTACATAACGGAATCGAGTATGCAGATATGCAATTAATCGCAGAAACCTATACATTTTTAAGAAAAAAGTTATGTTTATCAGTGAATGAAATTGCTGACATCTTTGAAATATGGAATCAAGGGGAACTGAAAAGCTATTTACTCCAAATCACAGCAGAGATTTTACGGAAAAAAGATGAAATAACAGGCTTGCCACTAGTCGATGTGATTCTTGATAAAACAGGGCAAAAAGGCACAGGTAAATGGACAAGCATTCAAGCAATTGATCATGGGATCCCAGCATCCATTATTACAGAGTCATTGTTTGCCCGTTACATCTCCTCTTTAAAAGAGGAACGGGTTTATGCAGAAAATATCCTGACAGGCCCAGAGATTGGTCAGCGGAGTTTAGATAAAGATTTGTGGATTGAGTACATTAGACAAGCTTTTTATATGGGTAAAATTTGTGCCTACACTCAAGGATTTATACAATATAAAATGACTTCTGAACTTTACGGATGGGAGTTGCCTTTAAAAGATATTGCCCTTATTTTCCGTGGTGGTTGCATCATTCGCGCAGAATTTTTAAACGTAATAAGCGAAACATATCAAGAACAGCCGAATCTGGCTAATCTATTAATCGCCCCATATTTCGCTGAAAAGGTTAAAGAATATCAAACAGGATTGCGAAAAGTTGTCTGTGAGGGCATTAATTCGGGTACTTCGTTTCCATGTTTAAGTGCTTCACTTACTTATTACGATAGTTACCGGACAGGCATTTCAAATGCTAACCTTTTGCAAGCACAAAGAGATTATTTTGGTGCCCACACTTATGAACGAAATGATTTGGCAGGATTCTTTCATACAAACTGGCAGTGA
- a CDS encoding GntP family permease, translated as MPLIVVAIGILALLVLIMGFKLNTFISLIIVSFGVALALGMPLEEIVKTIEAGLGGTLGHLALIFGLGAMLGKLIADSGGAQRIAMTLVNKFGEKNIQWAVVAASFIIGVALFFEVGLVLLIPIVFAISKELKVSILYLGISMIAALSVTHGFLPPHPGPTVIAREYGANLGEVLLYGFIIAIPTVILAGPVFTKLAKKLVPASFTKTGNIASLGEQKVFKSEETPGFGISVFTAMLPVILMSIATIITLLQKTMGVEDNSFLAAIRFIGDASTSMLISLLVAVYTMGIARKIPIKNVMASCTTAITHIGMMLLIIGGGGAFKQVLINGGVGDYVAELFNGTTLSPILLAWIIAAILRISLGSATVAALTTAGLVIPMLGQTDVNLALVVLATGAGSLIASHVNDAGFWMFKEYFGLSMKETFATWTLLETIISVAGLGFILVLSLFV; from the coding sequence ATGCCATTAATCGTTGTAGCGATTGGAATTTTAGCACTATTAGTTTTAATCATGGGCTTCAAATTAAACACCTTTATTTCATTAATCATTGTATCGTTCGGTGTGGCTTTAGCACTTGGAATGCCATTAGAGGAAATTGTCAAAACCATTGAAGCCGGATTAGGCGGAACACTTGGTCACTTAGCGTTAATCTTTGGACTTGGAGCGATGTTAGGTAAGTTGATCGCTGATTCTGGTGGTGCTCAAAGAATTGCCATGACCCTCGTTAACAAATTTGGTGAAAAAAATATTCAATGGGCGGTCGTAGCTGCTTCATTCATTATTGGTGTGGCGTTATTTTTTGAAGTAGGACTAGTATTGTTAATTCCAATCGTATTTGCCATTTCAAAAGAATTAAAGGTTTCTATCTTATATCTCGGTATTTCGATGATTGCAGCTTTATCCGTAACACACGGTTTCTTGCCTCCACACCCAGGACCGACAGTTATTGCTCGTGAATATGGCGCGAACCTTGGTGAGGTTTTACTTTACGGTTTCATTATTGCCATTCCAACAGTTATTTTAGCTGGACCTGTTTTTACCAAACTTGCCAAAAAACTCGTACCTGCATCATTTACGAAAACCGGTAATATTGCCTCTTTAGGTGAACAAAAAGTATTTAAGTCCGAGGAAACTCCTGGATTTGGTATCAGTGTATTTACTGCAATGCTTCCTGTTATTTTAATGTCTATTGCTACGATTATTACTTTGCTTCAAAAAACAATGGGGGTTGAAGATAATAGTTTTCTAGCAGCGATCCGTTTTATTGGTGATGCATCAACTTCCATGTTGATTTCCTTGCTGGTTGCTGTCTATACCATGGGAATAGCAAGAAAAATTCCAATCAAAAACGTAATGGCATCTTGTACAACTGCTATTACTCATATTGGGATGATGCTCTTAATCATTGGGGGAGGCGGAGCCTTCAAACAAGTACTGATTAATGGCGGCGTAGGTGACTATGTAGCCGAATTATTCAATGGAACTACATTATCACCAATCTTGCTTGCCTGGATCATCGCTGCAATCTTACGTATTTCCTTAGGTTCTGCAACTGTTGCAGCTTTAACAACCGCTGGTTTAGTTATTCCGATGTTGGGACAAACCGACGTTAATCTTGCTTTAGTTGTGCTTGCAACGGGAGCGGGTAGTTTAATAGCTTCACATGTTAACGATGCTGGTTTCTGGATGTTTAAAGAGTATTTTGGTTTAAGCATGAAAGAAACATTTGCAACATGGACATTGCTTGAGACAATCATTTCTGTAGCCGGATTAGGATTTATTTTAGTACTTAGTTTATTCGTATAA